Genomic DNA from Salinibacter pepae:
TCACGTCCTCGGACGCCGCCGGAATGCCGTCGAGCCCCAGCCGCGCCGACACCTCGCCCTCGTGCATCTGCCCGCTCGGATTGAGCGTCTCCTCCTCCATGTGGTTGATGATGGGACGGTCGAGCATGCTGCTGTACTCCAGGGCCCGTCGCATCAGCCCCGCCGTCGGCACCGGCGCCCCGTCGTCGCTAAAGGCGACCGCCCCACCGGCCTCCAGGTCGGCCATTTCGGCAATCTCGTCACCGGCGCGCTCTTTGGAGACGCACGCGATGGGGTGGACGCCCACCGGCGTGTCCGCGGCCCGCTCTCGCACAAACTCGACCACGTCGCGCGTGTGGAGGGGCGGATCGGTGTTGGGCATGCAGGCCACGTCCGTAAACCCGCCCGCGAGGGCCGCGCGGCTGCCGGTCGCGACGGTTTCTTTGTGCTCGTAGCCGGGCTCCCGCAGGTGGACGTGCATGTCCATCCACCCCGGCGAGATGAACAGGCCCGACGCGTCGTACACCGGCACGTCGTCGCCCACGTTCAGGTCGGGGCCGATCGCGGCGATCGTGCCGTCTCGGATGAGCAGGTCGGCGTCCTGGGTCGTCTTCGGCTCGGGCCGGAGCAGCGTGCCGCCGCGGAGGAGCAGATGGGGCGTCATGCAGAAACGGGGCGTCGTGAGGAAGTGCGATCTGCCCCCAAGGTACGATCTCAGTCCCCGTCCGTCAACGGCCCCGCCCGCCTTGTCAAAAGCCGGTGGAAGTGGGTTCTGACGGGCATTCTGGTGGCACTTCTGCCCCTGATTTCGTACATTTTATGGATTGAAGCTCTGTGGTCTGGGCCGCCGGCCCGGGCCGCTTTTCGTTACCGCCCTCGTACCAGCCGTCCCCCCACACCATGGAAGCCGACGACAGCCGCGTGATCCCGATTAACATCGAGGAGGAGATGAAGTCCTCCTACATCGACTACTCGATGTCGGTGATCGTGAGCCGCGCGCTCCCGGACGTGCGCGATGGCCTGAAGCCGGTACACCGCCGCGTCCTGTACGGCATGCACGAGCTCGGCCTCACCCAGGGCGCGAACTACAAGAAGAGCGCCCGCATCGTGGGGGAGGTGCTCGGCAAGTACCACCCGCACGGCGACTCGTCGGTCTACGACACGCTCGTGCGCATGGCGCAGCACTTCTCGATGCGGTACCCGCTGGCCGACGGGCAGGGCAACTTCGGCTCCGTCGACGGCGACTCGGCGGCGGCGATGCGGTACACGGAGGCCCGCATGACGCGGATCGCCGAGCAGATGCTGACCGACATCGGCAAGGAGACCGTCGACACGCAGGAAAACTTCGACGGGACGATGGAGGAGCCGACGGTCCTCCCCGCCGCGTTCCCCAACATGCTGGTCAACGGGGCCGACGGCATCGCCGTGGGCATGGCCACGAAGATTCCGCCCCACAACCTGGGCGAGACGATCGACGCCACGGTCGCCTACATCGACGACCCGGACATCGCGATCGACGACCTGATGGAGCACCTTCCGGCGCCGGACTTTCCGACCGGCGGCATCATCTACGGCTACGCGGGGGTCTACGAGGCCTACCACACGGGCCGGGGCCGGGTCGTCATGCGCGCCAAGATGCACGAGGAGGCGGTGCGCAGCGGGCGCGACGCGCTCGTGGTGACCGAGCTGCCGTACCAGGTCAACAAGAGCCGCGAGGTGGAGCGGATCGCGGACCGCGTGCGCCAGGAGCGCATCGAGGGGATCGCCGACCTGCGCGACGAGAGCGACCGGGACGGCCTCCGCATCGTGATTGAGCTGAAGCAGGGGGCCAACGCCGAGATCGTCAAGAACCAGGTCTACAAGCACTCCCGCCTGCAGGACACGTTCGGCGTCAACATGGTGGCGCTGGTCGACGGGCGCCCCCAGGTGGTCACCCTGAAGGACGCGATCCGGCACTACGTGGACCACCGCCACGAGATCGTGGTGCGCCGCACGGAGTACGACCTGGCGCAGGCCCAGGACCGCGCCCACATCCTGGAGGGCCTCACCCTGGCGCTCGACCACCTCGACGCCGTCATCGCCATCATCCGCCACTCCCCCGACACCGGCACGGCCCGCCAGAACCTGCGCGCGGGCCGCTACCCGGACACGCTGAGCGACGCGGACCTGGGGGAGCTCAACGTGCCCCTCTCCCCGCCGGTCGAGGCCGACGAGGGACCGGACACCGTACAGGAGCTGCTCGGGGACGAGTACGAGGAGCTGGTCGACCAGCCCGAGGCCGGCGACTGGCTGACCGAGGCGCAGGCGAACGCCATCCTGCGCCTCCGCCTGAGCCGCCTGACGGGGCTGGAGCGCGAGAAGATCATCGGCGAGTACGAGGACATCATCGAGCAAATCCGGGAGTACCAGCGCATCCTAAACAGCCGCGACCGCCGGATGGGGCTCATCAAGGAGGAGCTGCTGACGGTGAAGGAGCGGTTCGACGACGAGCGCCGCACCGAGATCGACTACACCGGCGGCGACGACATCATCATCGAGGACCTGATCGAGCGCCAACACGTCGTCGTCACGATCA
This window encodes:
- the gyrA gene encoding DNA gyrase subunit A, with protein sequence MEADDSRVIPINIEEEMKSSYIDYSMSVIVSRALPDVRDGLKPVHRRVLYGMHELGLTQGANYKKSARIVGEVLGKYHPHGDSSVYDTLVRMAQHFSMRYPLADGQGNFGSVDGDSAAAMRYTEARMTRIAEQMLTDIGKETVDTQENFDGTMEEPTVLPAAFPNMLVNGADGIAVGMATKIPPHNLGETIDATVAYIDDPDIAIDDLMEHLPAPDFPTGGIIYGYAGVYEAYHTGRGRVVMRAKMHEEAVRSGRDALVVTELPYQVNKSREVERIADRVRQERIEGIADLRDESDRDGLRIVIELKQGANAEIVKNQVYKHSRLQDTFGVNMVALVDGRPQVVTLKDAIRHYVDHRHEIVVRRTEYDLAQAQDRAHILEGLTLALDHLDAVIAIIRHSPDTGTARQNLRAGRYPDTLSDADLGELNVPLSPPVEADEGPDTVQELLGDEYEELVDQPEAGDWLTEAQANAILRLRLSRLTGLEREKIIGEYEDIIEQIREYQRILNSRDRRMGLIKEELLTVKERFDDERRTEIDYTGGDDIIIEDLIERQHVVVTITNQGLTKRTPIDTYRTQGRGGVGMRGTGKREDDFIEHLYVCHSHDVLLLFTDKGQCFWLRPFEIPEGGRTAKGRSIRQLIDIDPDDRVRAVISVGKEEFEDEAFLNSHYVLAATRQGQVKKTALDAYSRPRSNGIIGIKIDEGDQLIEASLTGGDNTVVVASSGGRAVHFDEGDARPMGRNTRGVRGMELPGDQELVGMISVPPAMHDDLDVLALAEHGYGKRTALSDYRVQGRGGKGLITLDRTDRTGALVSIKGVLGAEDLMVITEGGIMIRTRVGEISTMGRNTQGVQVIDLKDGDAIADVTRVADTDEPAADDESPDDESPTDEPPTDAGAATNGAMDDDAASDAVEDAS